In a genomic window of Flavobacterium lipolyticum:
- the lepA gene encoding translation elongation factor 4 has protein sequence MKKIRNFCIIAHIDHGKSTLADRLLGATQTVTAREEKAQLLDNMDLERERGITIKSHAIQMEYTYKGEEYILNLIDTPGHVDFSYEVSRSIAACEGALLIVDAAQSIQAQTISNLYLALENDLEIIPVLNKVDLPSANPEEVSDDIIDLLGCKLEDIIHASGKTGFGVENILAAIIEKIPAPKGNVDEPLQALIFDSHYNPFRGIEVIFRVMNGEIRKGQKIKFMATGNEYFADEVGTLKLNQVPKNVISTGDVGYLISGIKEAKEVKVGDTLTDAKTPTTNMITGFEDVKPMVFAGIYPVDTEDYEDLRSSMEKLQLNDASLVFTPESSAALGFGFRCGFLGMLHMEIIQERLEREFDMTVITTVPNVSYLAYTKKDPETAFVVNNPSDLPEPSRLDRVEEPFIKATIITKADFVGNVMSLCIEKRGQITNQTYLTTERVELNFDMPLAEIVFDFYDRLKTVSKGYASFDYSPIGMRTSKLVKLDVLLNAQTVDALSALIHEDNAYNIGKKMTEKLRELIPRQQFDIPIQAAIGAKIIARETIKALRKDVTAKCYGGDISRKRKLLEKQKKGKKRMRQVGNVEIPQEAFMAVLKLND, from the coding sequence ATGAAGAAGATACGTAACTTTTGCATTATTGCACACATTGACCACGGTAAAAGTACACTGGCAGACCGCTTATTGGGCGCTACACAAACCGTTACAGCTCGTGAAGAAAAAGCACAATTGCTTGACAACATGGATCTGGAACGTGAACGTGGAATTACCATTAAGAGTCACGCCATTCAGATGGAATACACTTACAAGGGAGAAGAATATATTTTAAATTTAATTGACACTCCCGGTCACGTCGACTTTTCATACGAAGTTTCGCGATCTATTGCGGCCTGCGAAGGTGCTCTTTTAATCGTTGATGCAGCACAAAGTATCCAGGCACAAACTATTTCCAACTTATATCTGGCTTTAGAGAATGATCTTGAGATTATTCCGGTTTTGAATAAAGTAGATTTACCTAGTGCCAATCCTGAAGAAGTAAGCGATGATATTATCGATTTATTAGGATGTAAATTAGAAGATATTATTCATGCTTCGGGAAAAACTGGTTTTGGTGTGGAGAATATCTTAGCCGCTATTATTGAAAAAATTCCGGCCCCAAAAGGAAATGTTGACGAACCATTGCAAGCATTGATCTTTGATTCACATTACAACCCGTTTCGTGGAATCGAGGTTATCTTCAGAGTGATGAATGGTGAAATCAGAAAAGGGCAAAAAATTAAATTCATGGCTACTGGCAATGAATATTTTGCCGATGAAGTGGGGACTTTAAAACTAAATCAGGTTCCAAAAAATGTAATTTCTACCGGTGATGTTGGTTATTTAATTTCAGGAATTAAAGAAGCCAAAGAGGTAAAAGTGGGAGATACTCTTACAGATGCCAAAACACCAACAACCAATATGATTACAGGTTTCGAGGATGTAAAACCAATGGTTTTCGCCGGAATTTATCCTGTTGATACCGAAGATTATGAAGATTTGCGTTCTTCTATGGAGAAATTGCAATTAAACGATGCTTCGTTAGTCTTTACTCCGGAAAGCTCTGCCGCTTTAGGATTTGGTTTCCGTTGCGGATTCTTAGGAATGCTTCATATGGAAATTATCCAGGAACGTTTAGAGCGTGAGTTCGACATGACGGTTATTACTACCGTACCTAACGTTTCGTATTTGGCGTATACCAAAAAAGATCCCGAAACTGCATTTGTGGTGAACAATCCTTCAGACTTGCCTGAACCTTCTCGTTTAGACCGTGTTGAAGAACCTTTTATAAAAGCAACTATCATTACAAAAGCCGATTTCGTTGGAAACGTAATGAGCTTGTGTATCGAAAAACGTGGTCAGATTACCAATCAAACGTATTTGACAACAGAACGTGTGGAACTGAATTTTGACATGCCATTGGCCGAAATTGTATTCGATTTTTACGATCGTTTAAAAACGGTTTCTAAAGGTTATGCTTCTTTTGACTACTCTCCTATTGGAATGAGAACTTCAAAACTGGTAAAACTGGATGTTCTTTTGAACGCTCAGACGGTTGATGCACTTTCTGCTTTGATTCACGAAGACAACGCTTACAACATCGGTAAAAAAATGACCGAGAAATTACGTGAATTGATACCAAGACAACAATTCGACATTCCGATTCAGGCTGCGATTGGTGCAAAAATTATCGCTCGTGAAACGATTAAAGCACTTCGTAAAGACGTTACCGCAAAATGTTATGGTGGAGATATCTCCCGTAAACGTAAACTTCTTGAAAAACAGAAAAAAGGTAAGAAACGTATGCGTCAGGTAGGAAACGTTGAGATTCCACAAGAGGCATTTATGGCTGTTTTGAAATTGAACGACTAA
- a CDS encoding addiction module protein, whose amino-acid sequence METIKLNINLSVNQLIEAVKQLSPKDRLKINDAIWNDSMEIPVEHQKIVLDRITKAKANPERLLDWDDVAKNL is encoded by the coding sequence ATGGAAACTATAAAATTAAACATCAATCTAAGTGTTAACCAATTGATTGAGGCAGTAAAACAACTATCCCCAAAAGACAGGCTGAAAATCAATGATGCTATCTGGAATGATAGTATGGAAATTCCGGTTGAGCATCAGAAAATAGTTTTAGACAGAATAACAAAAGCCAAAGCAAATCCAGAAAGACTTTTAGACTGGGATGATGTTGCTAAAAATCTATAA
- a CDS encoding type II toxin-antitoxin system RelE/ParE family toxin, translated as MNYSLKIDIDAFNDIQNTSEWYEMQSKGLGSRFKNQTKKQINSLKKNPYLFSKKYHEIRCWKMEKFPFLIHYSINEDLKTVNVLAVFHTSRNPEIWKK; from the coding sequence TTGAATTACTCTTTAAAAATAGATATTGATGCTTTCAATGACATTCAAAATACTTCTGAATGGTATGAAATGCAATCAAAAGGTTTGGGATCACGTTTTAAAAATCAAACCAAAAAACAAATTAATTCTTTAAAGAAAAATCCATATTTGTTTTCAAAGAAATATCATGAAATAAGATGTTGGAAGATGGAAAAATTTCCGTTTTTAATTCATTATTCAATTAACGAAGACCTTAAAACAGTAAACGTTCTTGCTGTTTTTCATACTTCAAGAAATCCTGAGATCTGGAAAAAATAA
- a CDS encoding helix-turn-helix transcriptional regulator, which translates to MDETPKRFDRIIAILIQLQSKKIVKAQELADRFDCSLRTIYRDIRTLEASGVPIYSEAGVGYALMDGYRLPPVMFTREEVSSFIAAEKLMQKFTDPSLGAHYASAMYKLKSVLKSTDKDWLSNIESRVIMNTSEPMFNDNSPNTLALLFEGIAEKKQLLLSYKTYETDTATQRNIEPVGVFHDNNNWYFLGYCHLRQDYRQFRTDRIQGIRKTDSDFTIEHDALETYIKKTETCPTTKVRILVDKKIARYLGTEKKYHGFISEKEVDGKIEMTFMSRDIENSFPRWFLMYGDYATILEPEILKAKTLELLEINRKRLL; encoded by the coding sequence ATGGACGAAACTCCAAAACGATTTGACCGAATTATCGCCATCCTCATCCAATTACAATCCAAAAAAATTGTAAAAGCTCAGGAATTGGCCGATCGTTTTGATTGTAGTTTACGAACGATTTATAGAGACATTCGAACGCTGGAAGCTTCAGGAGTCCCTATTTACAGTGAAGCCGGAGTGGGTTATGCGTTAATGGACGGTTACAGATTACCTCCCGTTATGTTTACACGCGAAGAAGTAAGCAGCTTTATTGCTGCCGAAAAACTCATGCAGAAATTTACCGATCCTTCGCTTGGAGCTCATTATGCTTCGGCCATGTACAAACTGAAATCTGTTTTAAAAAGTACCGATAAAGACTGGCTGTCCAATATCGAATCGCGGGTTATAATGAACACTTCCGAACCGATGTTTAATGATAATTCGCCAAATACTTTAGCACTTCTTTTTGAAGGTATTGCAGAGAAAAAACAGCTTTTACTTTCGTACAAAACCTACGAAACTGATACGGCTACGCAAAGAAACATAGAACCTGTGGGTGTTTTTCACGATAACAACAACTGGTATTTTTTAGGATATTGTCATTTACGACAAGACTATCGTCAATTTAGAACAGACAGAATCCAGGGTATTCGAAAAACAGATTCTGATTTTACGATCGAACACGATGCTTTAGAAACTTATATCAAAAAAACAGAAACTTGTCCAACAACAAAAGTCCGAATTTTAGTTGACAAAAAAATCGCCCGTTACCTGGGTACCGAAAAAAAGTACCACGGATTCATTTCAGAAAAAGAAGTAGACGGAAAAATAGAAATGACTTTTATGTCACGCGATATCGAAAACTCATTTCCGCGATGGTTTCTAATGTATGGAGATTACGCTACGATTCTGGAACCTGAAATACTCAAGGCCAAAACACTGGAATTACTGGAAATCAACCGTAAAAGACTGCTATAA
- a CDS encoding DinB family protein → MSFKKIMTNYAAYNLWVNQQFVNWLSAKTDELLHKEVLSSYPSIIKTLHHIWETEEYWFSVITETPQPERRASTDLNKDEIFEGLLSTSTKLAAFITSLSDEQLLKTIKIENPWFQCEQPVSDYLLQVVNHGTYHRGQIVTIGRNVGITDASNTDYNFYNVVKEKH, encoded by the coding sequence ATGAGTTTTAAAAAAATCATGACCAATTATGCCGCTTATAATTTATGGGTAAATCAACAATTTGTGAATTGGCTTTCGGCAAAAACCGATGAATTGCTGCATAAAGAAGTTCTTTCAAGCTATCCAAGCATTATTAAAACGCTACATCATATTTGGGAAACCGAGGAATATTGGTTTTCGGTAATAACTGAAACTCCCCAGCCCGAAAGAAGAGCGAGTACTGATTTAAACAAGGATGAAATATTTGAAGGTTTATTGAGTACCTCCACAAAATTAGCTGCATTTATCACATCATTATCAGACGAACAGTTATTGAAAACAATCAAAATTGAAAATCCATGGTTTCAGTGCGAACAGCCTGTAAGCGACTACTTGCTGCAGGTGGTGAATCACGGAACGTATCACCGAGGACAAATTGTAACCATTGGAAGAAATGTTGGTATTACTGATGCTTCTAACACCGATTATAATTTTTACAATGTGGTAAAAGAGAAACACTAG
- a CDS encoding DinB family protein translates to MKTLAAQVITPEDLLIHWQGHRKLTRNLIEKFPEKDFFEFSIGGMRTFAKLTDELLAIAVPGIKGIVNREVKPFSEEATEKLIFKAQYLEKWDEATAEINELWQKLSIEDFSENFNLFGQYEFPIYQNILYFIDNEVHHRGQGYVYLRALNIEPPFFWER, encoded by the coding sequence ATGAAAACATTAGCAGCTCAAGTAATTACTCCAGAAGATTTATTGATACACTGGCAAGGACACCGTAAGCTTACACGTAACCTTATTGAAAAATTTCCGGAGAAAGATTTTTTCGAATTTTCAATTGGAGGAATGCGAACTTTCGCCAAGTTGACCGATGAGCTTTTAGCTATCGCAGTTCCGGGTATTAAAGGAATTGTAAACAGAGAAGTGAAGCCATTTTCAGAAGAAGCAACAGAGAAACTGATTTTCAAAGCGCAATATCTTGAAAAATGGGATGAAGCAACAGCTGAAATAAATGAACTCTGGCAAAAATTATCGATCGAAGACTTTAGTGAAAATTTTAACCTTTTTGGTCAGTATGAATTTCCGATATATCAGAACATACTGTATTTTATTGACAATGAAGTACACCACCGCGGACAAGGATATGTGTATTTAAGAGCTTTAAATATAGAACCTCCATTTTTCTGGGAAAGATAA
- the thiL gene encoding thiamine-phosphate kinase, translating into MIEDKNPQRTSIAQLGEFGLIDHLTKNFDVTQESTLKSIGDDAAVLDFKDKKVVVSTDLLIEGVHFDLAYMPLKHLGYKSVVVNLSDICAMNAKPTQITVSVAVSNRFPLEALEELFEGITHAAKEYKVDVIGGDTTSSQKGLIISITAIGEANEEEIVYRNGAKQTDLLVVTGDIGAAYMGLQVLEREKQVFQVNPNSQPDLDMYSYLIERQLKPEARKDVRTLLHALEIKPTAMIDISDGLSSEIMHLCKQSKVGCNLYEDKLPLDPQFISTCEEFNIDSTTVAINGGEDYELLFTIDINDFDKIKGNPNFSIIGHMADESEGVHLVTRANTKIALKARGWDALTE; encoded by the coding sequence ATGATCGAAGATAAAAATCCGCAACGTACCAGTATAGCACAATTAGGCGAGTTTGGCCTAATTGACCATTTAACCAAAAATTTTGATGTCACTCAGGAATCTACCCTAAAAAGTATAGGCGATGATGCCGCTGTCCTTGATTTTAAGGACAAAAAAGTAGTGGTCTCCACCGATTTATTAATTGAGGGCGTACATTTTGACCTGGCGTATATGCCTTTAAAACATTTAGGTTACAAATCGGTTGTTGTTAACCTGTCCGACATTTGTGCGATGAATGCAAAACCAACGCAAATAACGGTTTCTGTGGCGGTTTCTAATCGTTTCCCACTAGAAGCCTTAGAAGAATTATTTGAAGGCATTACACATGCTGCAAAAGAGTACAAAGTAGATGTTATTGGTGGTGATACCACCTCATCGCAAAAAGGACTAATTATTAGCATCACTGCAATTGGTGAAGCTAACGAAGAAGAAATTGTTTACCGAAATGGTGCCAAACAAACCGACTTACTTGTTGTTACCGGAGACATAGGAGCAGCTTATATGGGATTGCAGGTATTGGAGCGTGAAAAACAGGTTTTTCAGGTGAATCCTAACAGCCAGCCGGATCTGGATATGTACAGTTATTTGATCGAGCGCCAGTTAAAACCAGAGGCCCGAAAAGATGTTCGTACTTTATTGCATGCACTTGAAATTAAACCTACAGCGATGATTGATATTTCAGACGGATTGTCTTCTGAAATTATGCATCTCTGCAAACAATCAAAAGTGGGTTGTAATTTGTATGAAGATAAACTTCCGCTAGACCCTCAATTCATTTCGACCTGTGAAGAATTCAATATCGACAGTACAACGGTTGCTATAAATGGCGGTGAAGATTATGAATTATTATTTACCATCGATATTAATGATTTTGATAAAATAAAAGGCAACCCTAACTTCTCTATTATTGGTCACATGGCTGATGAAAGCGAAGGAGTTCATCTGGTAACACGTGCCAATACAAAAATTGCACTGAAAGCCCGTGGCTGGGATGCTCTGACGGAGTAG
- a CDS encoding response regulator: protein MTIDPNPQAPQLIRKNILIVDDHPFIIEGYKNAITRYNPDKYQFFILQAHDCKSGYDLIEDAQTPEFDVAFLDISMPPYEEKNIFSGEDLAKLLLKKMPKCKIILLTMYTELLKIKTIIRTISPNGLIIKNDLTFDELLFAFDKVMKSDKYYSQSVQKILNQSAHNSIEIDEFDKQILFHLSKGTSVADMPQYIPISVNEIEKRKAGLKELLKVRSGFDEDLVKEAKCKGLF from the coding sequence ATGACAATTGACCCCAATCCACAGGCTCCTCAATTAATTAGGAAAAACATTTTAATTGTTGACGATCACCCTTTTATTATTGAAGGATATAAGAATGCGATAACACGTTATAATCCTGATAAGTATCAGTTTTTTATTTTGCAGGCCCATGATTGTAAATCAGGGTATGATTTAATCGAAGATGCTCAGACTCCTGAATTTGATGTTGCTTTTTTAGATATCAGCATGCCTCCATACGAAGAAAAGAATATTTTTTCGGGTGAAGATCTGGCGAAATTACTTCTGAAGAAAATGCCAAAATGCAAAATAATTCTGTTAACAATGTATACCGAATTATTAAAAATTAAAACAATCATCAGAACCATTAGCCCCAATGGTTTAATTATCAAAAATGATCTCACTTTTGATGAATTGCTTTTTGCATTTGATAAAGTAATGAAAAGTGATAAATATTACAGCCAGTCCGTTCAGAAGATACTCAATCAATCGGCTCATAATTCTATTGAAATTGATGAGTTTGACAAGCAAATTTTATTTCACTTGTCAAAAGGAACTTCTGTAGCAGACATGCCGCAATACATTCCAATTTCTGTTAATGAAATCGAAAAGCGCAAAGCGGGTCTTAAAGAACTGCTTAAAGTGAGAAGCGGTTTTGATGAGGACCTGGTCAAAGAAGCGAAATGTAAAGGGCTTTTTTAG
- a CDS encoding tetratricopeptide repeat-containing sensor histidine kinase gives MQEDSLAIYLSLAKDINLPLEYKKKYNTKALMIITNQEDDSLNKVNLFKVANRYYNMNEWKDYLQTTKFILKRSIDSGDSVNVAKAYSYLGDYYVSKSVSDSAFLNYFKAEKVYSKINDRYNLAKTYLNKANLQFNEGDYFESEISVFKALRILKEEKNVNDLLYDCYNLLGLLYNEREEFNKALEFHNKALAILTDKSIPAEFQLKATSLNNIGFVNLKKHNYKIAKSYFKEALEEKNLYKQNATLYAIILDNLAYSRFKLEEPEELSTQFYKSLKIRDSLGLKSGVVLSKMHLSEYFASKKDTFKAIQYSKQALILSRSSNQINNVLEVLRQIAVVDPQNASVYSAEFIQLNDKMLKLERNMGEKFSRIQYETSEIKNQNSSLQEKNKTLIYVFSICTLIGLFFYVYKTQQARHRELLFKQQQQVANEDIYNLMILQQNDIEQTRIKEKKKVAQDLHDGVLGRMFGVRISLDSLDKVDEGEAAPKRKKYLEELKKIEEDIREISHDLNREKSELINNFIAILNKLFEDQRNTYEVKLISSFDSNIKWELVSNNVKINLYRIIQEALQNCNKYAKASTIVVEFKSEVDHLVLSIADDGIGFNTKTTRKGIGLHNIQYRATECKGSVLLKSAKGEGTLMIVKIPIDQKINLQHT, from the coding sequence TTGCAAGAAGATAGTCTTGCTATTTACCTTTCGTTGGCAAAGGATATCAATCTGCCTCTTGAGTATAAAAAGAAATACAATACAAAAGCATTGATGATTATTACGAATCAGGAAGATGATTCGCTTAATAAAGTAAATCTTTTTAAAGTTGCCAACCGGTATTACAATATGAATGAATGGAAAGATTATCTTCAAACCACAAAATTCATTTTGAAACGATCGATAGACTCCGGAGATTCTGTTAATGTAGCTAAAGCGTACAGTTATTTAGGAGATTATTATGTGTCAAAATCGGTATCAGACAGTGCCTTTTTGAATTATTTTAAGGCCGAGAAAGTTTATTCAAAAATAAATGACAGGTACAATTTAGCTAAGACCTATTTGAACAAAGCGAATCTTCAGTTTAATGAAGGAGATTATTTTGAAAGTGAAATTAGTGTTTTTAAAGCGCTTCGGATCTTAAAGGAGGAAAAGAATGTCAATGATCTGCTTTATGATTGTTACAACTTATTGGGGTTGTTGTACAATGAACGGGAAGAGTTTAATAAGGCTCTTGAATTTCATAATAAAGCATTGGCGATTCTCACAGATAAATCAATCCCGGCTGAGTTTCAATTGAAAGCAACATCATTAAATAATATAGGTTTTGTCAATTTAAAGAAACATAACTACAAGATTGCAAAGTCATATTTTAAGGAAGCTTTGGAAGAGAAAAATTTGTACAAACAAAATGCAACATTGTACGCTATCATCTTAGATAACTTGGCTTATTCTAGATTTAAGTTAGAAGAGCCTGAGGAATTATCTACCCAGTTTTATAAATCATTGAAAATCAGAGATAGTCTTGGTCTTAAATCGGGGGTGGTTTTAAGTAAAATGCATTTGTCGGAATATTTTGCTTCCAAAAAAGATACTTTTAAAGCGATTCAATATTCAAAACAGGCTTTGATTTTGTCCCGTAGCTCAAATCAAATCAATAATGTTTTGGAAGTTCTGAGGCAAATTGCCGTTGTAGATCCTCAAAATGCGTCTGTTTATTCCGCAGAGTTTATTCAGTTAAACGACAAGATGCTTAAATTGGAGAGAAACATGGGGGAAAAATTTTCCAGAATACAATATGAAACCAGCGAAATAAAGAACCAAAATTCAAGTTTACAGGAGAAAAATAAAACCTTAATTTATGTTTTCAGTATTTGCACATTGATTGGTCTGTTTTTTTATGTTTATAAAACACAGCAGGCCAGACACAGGGAATTACTCTTTAAACAACAGCAGCAAGTTGCGAACGAAGACATCTATAATTTGATGATTTTGCAGCAAAATGACATTGAACAAACCCGAATTAAAGAAAAGAAAAAAGTAGCGCAGGATTTACACGATGGTGTGTTGGGAAGAATGTTTGGTGTGAGAATCAGTCTTGATAGTTTAGATAAAGTAGATGAGGGTGAGGCGGCTCCTAAGAGAAAAAAATACCTTGAGGAACTGAAAAAAATTGAAGAAGATATACGTGAGATTTCGCATGATTTAAACAGAGAAAAATCAGAATTAATTAATAATTTTATCGCGATTTTAAACAAATTGTTTGAGGATCAAAGAAACACCTATGAGGTAAAATTAATTAGTTCTTTTGATTCCAATATTAAATGGGAACTCGTGAGTAATAACGTAAAAATTAATTTATACAGAATTATTCAGGAAGCGCTTCAAAATTGCAATAAGTATGCGAAGGCGAGTACAATAGTGGTTGAATTCAAAAGTGAAGTCGACCATTTGGTTTTGTCAATTGCTGATGACGGAATCGGGTTTAATACCAAAACAACAAGAAAAGGTATAGGATTGCATAATATTCAATACAGAGCGACAGAATGTAAAGGCTCTGTTTTATTAAAATCGGCCAAAGGAGAAGGAACTCTTATGATAGTTAAAATTCCAATAGATCAAAAAATAAATCTACAGCATACATGA
- a CDS encoding LytR/AlgR family response regulator transcription factor, whose translation MKKYSYIIIDDDVESILKTRTIAEGFSELTFVGSAANYQSGLNLVLEHRPHLILLEIDPKDRSSNLSLAFVNELHRFLSLIPKIIITTTKKELAFEAIQHGVFDYILKPVLRIDLMKTILKLEKAFPADDSDAVEEDSTPLSELFAEPAKSAEQPLVLCVKSYGDYRYINSNDISYFQADNNSTDIYLNSGEMITAFKTLKHFEGVLSHPFIRIHNSYIINQNYIARIHSGNSTCYIRNSSKKIPFSKTYKSNVDLIIADFAIGNYLEV comes from the coding sequence TTGAAAAAGTATTCGTATATTATTATTGACGATGATGTGGAAAGTATTTTGAAAACCAGAACAATTGCTGAAGGTTTTTCAGAACTTACTTTTGTGGGATCGGCTGCGAATTATCAATCGGGATTGAATTTGGTTTTAGAGCATCGACCACACCTCATTTTGTTAGAAATAGATCCGAAAGACAGATCAAGCAATTTGTCACTTGCTTTTGTAAATGAACTTCATCGGTTCTTGTCGCTTATTCCTAAGATCATAATCACAACAACAAAAAAAGAGCTTGCTTTTGAGGCTATTCAGCATGGTGTTTTTGATTATATTTTAAAACCTGTTCTACGGATCGACTTGATGAAGACTATTCTGAAACTCGAAAAAGCATTTCCTGCAGATGATTCTGATGCCGTTGAGGAAGACAGTACGCCATTGAGTGAATTGTTTGCTGAACCGGCAAAAAGTGCGGAGCAGCCCCTTGTATTATGTGTGAAATCCTATGGAGATTATCGCTACATCAATTCCAATGATATTAGTTACTTTCAGGCAGATAATAATTCGACCGATATTTATTTGAATTCAGGCGAAATGATAACTGCTTTTAAAACCTTAAAGCACTTTGAGGGCGTATTGTCGCATCCTTTTATTAGGATTCATAACAGTTACATCATCAATCAAAATTATATTGCAAGAATCCATAGCGGGAACTCGACTTGTTATATCAGGAATTCCTCCAAAAAGATTCCTTTTTCGAAAACCTATAAATCAAATGTTGACTTAATTATTGCTGATTTCGCTATAGGGAATTATTTAGAAGTGTAA
- a CDS encoding glycine--tRNA ligase: MAKQEDLFKNVVSHAKEYGFIFPSSEVYDGLSAVYDYAQNGVELKKNIREYWWKSMVQMNENIVGLDAAILMHPTIWKASGHVDAFNDPLIDNKDSKKRYRADVLVEDYAEKLNLKAKKEIEKASARFGDAFNEQEFVTTNARVIEYLAKEKEIRERLGRSLGNGDLEDVKALIEELEIADPETGSRNWTDVKQFNLMFGTKLGASAESAMDLYLRPETAQGIFVNFLNVQKSGRMKVPFGIAQTGKAFRNEIVARQFIFRMREFEQMEMQFFVRPGEEMKWYEHWKTTRLNWHLSLGLGEQNYRFHDHEKLAHYANAAADIEFNFPFGFKELEGIHSRTDFDLKAHEEYSGRKLQYFDPELNENYVPYVVETSVGLDRMFLAVFATSLQEEVLEDGSTRTVLKLPAVLAPTKAAVLPLIKRDGLPEISKKIIEDLKWDFNVAYDEKDAVGRRYRRQDALGTPFCITVDHQTIEDETVTIRHRDTMKQDRVKISELKDIIENEVSMKNWLMKM; encoded by the coding sequence ATGGCAAAACAAGAAGATTTATTTAAGAATGTGGTTTCGCACGCAAAAGAGTACGGATTTATTTTTCCGTCAAGCGAAGTATACGATGGATTAAGTGCAGTGTATGATTATGCACAAAATGGCGTCGAGTTAAAAAAGAATATTCGTGAATATTGGTGGAAATCAATGGTTCAGATGAATGAAAATATTGTCGGTTTGGATGCTGCAATATTAATGCACCCAACAATCTGGAAAGCTTCAGGCCACGTTGATGCATTTAATGACCCATTAATTGACAATAAAGATTCAAAGAAAAGATACAGAGCCGATGTTTTGGTAGAAGATTATGCTGAAAAACTTAATCTGAAAGCTAAAAAAGAAATTGAAAAAGCGAGTGCTCGTTTTGGAGATGCTTTTAATGAGCAGGAATTTGTTACTACAAATGCCCGTGTAATTGAATATCTGGCTAAAGAAAAAGAAATTAGAGAGCGTTTAGGACGTTCTTTAGGAAATGGAGATTTAGAAGACGTAAAAGCACTAATCGAAGAATTAGAAATTGCTGATCCTGAAACAGGTTCCAGAAACTGGACGGATGTGAAACAGTTCAATTTAATGTTCGGAACGAAGTTAGGAGCTTCTGCAGAGTCTGCAATGGATTTGTATTTGCGTCCCGAAACGGCTCAGGGTATTTTTGTGAATTTCCTTAATGTACAAAAATCGGGTCGTATGAAAGTTCCTTTTGGAATTGCTCAAACGGGTAAAGCGTTCAGAAATGAAATTGTTGCAAGACAATTTATTTTCCGTATGCGTGAATTTGAACAAATGGAAATGCAGTTTTTTGTACGTCCGGGTGAAGAAATGAAATGGTACGAACACTGGAAGACTACTCGTTTAAATTGGCACCTGTCTTTAGGTTTAGGAGAGCAAAACTATCGTTTTCACGATCATGAAAAGTTAGCACACTATGCAAATGCTGCTGCAGATATCGAGTTCAACTTCCCATTCGGATTTAAAGAATTAGAAGGGATTCACTCTCGTACAGATTTTGATTTAAAAGCACACGAAGAATATTCCGGTAGAAAATTGCAATATTTTGACCCTGAGTTGAATGAAAACTACGTGCCATATGTAGTGGAAACTTCTGTAGGTTTAGATCGTATGTTTCTGGCTGTTTTTGCCACTTCATTGCAAGAAGAAGTTTTAGAAGACGGATCAACAAGAACCGTATTGAAATTGCCGGCCGTTTTAGCTCCAACAAAAGCAGCTGTATTACCATTAATTAAAAGAGATGGTTTACCTGAGATTTCTAAAAAAATCATCGAAGATTTAAAATGGGATTTCAACGTAGCGTATGATGAAAAAGATGCAGTAGGTCGTCGATACAGAAGACAGGATGCACTTGGGACACCATTTTGTATTACTGTAGATCATCAAACGATTGAAGACGAAACTGTAACGATTCGTCACAGAGATACAATGAAACAAGATCGCGTTAAGATCTCTGAATTAAAAGACATCATCGAGAACGAGGTTTCAATGAAAAACTGGTTGATGAAAATGTAA